Genomic DNA from Catellatospora sp. TT07R-123:
GTGGTGAGGACGCGCTGAACGGGCAGGACGACATCGTGCGGCGTACGGAACTGGCCACGGCGCTGATCTCGCCGCGGTGGTGGCCGAACAACCACGGCAACGTGCTGGTCGTGCCGAACGCGCACGTCGAGAACCTGTACGACCTGCCGCCGGAGTACGGGCACGCGGTGCACGACCTGGTGCGTGAGGTGGCGATCGCGATCCGGTCGACGTACGGCTGCGACGGGACGTCGGTGCGCCAGCACAACGAGCCCGCGGGCAATCAGGACGTGTGGCACTACCACGTGCACGTGTTCCCCCGCTACGCCGGGGACGAGCTGTACGCGTCGGCGCCGATGCCGGGCTATGCGAGCGCGGAGCAGCGTTCGGTGTACGCCCGGCGGTTGCGCCTGTTCTTCGCCGGGTGATCGGCTTGCCCGGTGCCTGCCGGGTCGGTCAGGCTGGACGTGGTGGGAGGCGGTGGGTATGGCACGGCGTCGGGCAGCGGCGGTGATCGTCCGGGACGGGCATGTGCTGATGGTGCGCGAGCGCGGTCGGGGCCCGGAAGGTCGCCATGACGGAGTGGAGTACTGGACCCTGCCCGGTGGCGGTATCGCGGCCGGGGAGTCGGCGCAGGACGCGGTGGTGCGGGAGGTGGCCGAGGAGGTCGGGCTGACCGCGGTGTCGGTGCGGCATCTGGCGGACATGCCGTTTCCGTCGGGGCCGACCACGGTGTTCGCGGTCGAGGTGGCGC
This window encodes:
- a CDS encoding HIT family protein, with translation MYEHEPQGYRCPFCRLLAGGEDALNGQDDIVRRTELATALISPRWWPNNHGNVLVVPNAHVENLYDLPPEYGHAVHDLVREVAIAIRSTYGCDGTSVRQHNEPAGNQDVWHYHVHVFPRYAGDELYASAPMPGYASAEQRSVYARRLRLFFAG
- a CDS encoding NUDIX domain-containing protein; the encoded protein is MARRRAAAVIVRDGHVLMVRERGRGPEGRHDGVEYWTLPGGGIAAGESAQDAVVREVAEEVGLTAVSVRHLADMPFPSGPTTVFAVEVAPGEPVLGAEDYGCDCPMMVGLDWVPLPGVVPQSAGIPIAPMIVAWPVGDAG